The Williamsoniiplasma somnilux genome includes a window with the following:
- a CDS encoding Hsp33 family molecular chaperone HslO, producing MDIKIRATSQKHNVKIAIVDLSESMLEITNLQETNPIASIVLAKTTAANALLGVELKNGETMSSNIVTSDGLVKKIITEYQNNKVRSYIQNPNFDANLLVGVSNPLVAALGQIGTLVTCVNLNLKEPYISKVDLIDGTIDGDYMNYLRVSNQINSFITTKVKLDSKMKIEKVVGILVQLFPNHTNEDINYLETKIGNSQYIADILLNSTNYESVIKEIVEDAIILENKELKFECTCSKEKTFNSIKILGNEELKKIIAEQKNLEVVCEFCNKKYQILFTEIEQLLH from the coding sequence ATGGATATCAAAATTAGAGCAACTAGCCAAAAACACAATGTTAAAATTGCGATTGTAGACTTATCAGAATCAATGCTGGAGATCACAAATTTACAAGAAACAAACCCTATAGCAAGTATTGTGTTAGCAAAAACAACTGCGGCCAATGCGTTGTTAGGAGTTGAATTAAAAAACGGTGAAACAATGAGTTCTAACATTGTTACAAGTGACGGATTAGTAAAAAAAATAATTACTGAATATCAAAACAATAAGGTTAGATCGTACATTCAAAATCCTAATTTTGATGCAAATTTATTAGTTGGAGTTTCAAATCCTTTGGTTGCTGCTTTGGGACAAATCGGAACATTAGTTACTTGTGTAAATTTAAACTTAAAAGAACCTTATATTTCTAAAGTTGATTTGATTGATGGAACAATTGATGGCGACTATATGAATTATTTAAGAGTTTCCAATCAAATAAATTCTTTTATTACTACTAAAGTAAAATTAGATTCAAAAATGAAAATTGAAAAAGTTGTCGGAATCTTGGTGCAATTATTTCCTAATCATACAAACGAAGATATAAATTATTTAGAAACGAAAATTGGTAATTCACAATATATTGCTGATATTTTATTAAACTCAACCAACTATGAATCCGTGATTAAAGAAATTGTGGAAGATGCAATTATTTTAGAAAATAAGGAATTAAAATTTGAATGTACTTGTTCAAAAGAAAAAACATTTAATTCCATAAAAATTTTAGGTAATGAAGAATTAAAAAAAATAATTGCAGAACAAAAAAATTTAGAAGTAGTTTGCGAATTTTGTAATAAAAAATATCAAATATTATTTACAGAAATTGAACAATTACTCCACTAA
- the ftsH gene encoding ATP-dependent zinc metalloprotease FtsH has product MKKKRKSSVWLWIILLLVLIIMGVVISVTLKGSTQTISWDRFIQLTSDPADLNNLVVHNGYNGTATISGIYFNGSHWVQFVVKTSQDVIYNHLGDVPLLENATVVADTGSQWGSIISSILPLLILIVIYGVMFYMMSKGGGAGVGGANIFGMGKNRAKQTKSDVRFANVAGIEEEKSELVELVDYLKNPQKYAAAGARAPKGVLMEGPPGTGKTLLAKAVAGEAAVSFFSISGSEFEEMFVGVGASRVREMFTDAKKNAPCIIFIDEIDAVGRKRSGNIGGSTNEQTLNQLLVEMDGFGTNSGVIVMAATNRADVLDPALLRPGRFDRVIQVSLPDIREREAILKLHAKNKNIDKSVDWHRVAERTPGFSGAQLENVLNEAAILMVRENKTSIGIVEIDEAIDRVVGGPAKKSRAMTLQDKKIVSYHESGHALVGLKLEAASKVQKVTIIPRGNAGGYTIMTPKDETVFSSKKDLYAMIAGYLGGRAAEEIIFGVENVTTGAHDDLDKATNIARRMVVQFGMSELGMTKYLTMAEESYGKIEGTYSEETAAKIDKAIQRILDEAYKEAVTIIKANREELDLLAESLKVLETITAEQIDYIDKEGKLPAQVLEEKAKYENEQRKKESGDIIDIDVDDLDIDTNKTIKITFEQAKTYLNTLLDKYSKELAIPNADSALLLTERSKVDGSLVISESKTELQKHLEIIVENKKTLEPNFKEQNSKNMTKKEIIQYMDSLIK; this is encoded by the coding sequence ATGAAAAAGAAAAGAAAATCGAGTGTTTGATTATGGATAATTCTCTTACTTGTTTTAATAATCATGGGAGTTGTAATTTCTGTAACTTTAAAAGGTTCAACACAAACAATTAGTTGAGATAGATTTATTCAACTTACTTCGGATCCTGCCGACCTTAATAACTTAGTAGTTCATAATGGTTATAATGGAACTGCAACAATTTCAGGAATTTATTTCAACGGAAGTCATTGAGTTCAATTTGTTGTAAAAACTTCTCAAGATGTTATTTATAATCACCTAGGCGATGTTCCTTTACTAGAAAATGCAACCGTTGTTGCTGACACAGGAAGTCAATGAGGATCAATAATTTCTTCAATTTTACCATTGCTAATTTTAATAGTTATTTATGGTGTGATGTTTTACATGATGTCTAAAGGTGGTGGAGCTGGCGTTGGAGGTGCAAACATCTTCGGTATGGGTAAAAACCGTGCTAAACAAACTAAATCAGATGTTAGATTCGCAAACGTTGCTGGAATAGAAGAAGAAAAATCTGAATTAGTAGAATTAGTAGATTATTTAAAAAATCCTCAAAAATATGCAGCCGCAGGTGCTAGAGCACCAAAAGGGGTTCTTATGGAAGGTCCACCAGGAACTGGTAAAACTTTGTTAGCAAAAGCTGTTGCCGGAGAAGCTGCGGTTTCATTCTTCTCAATTTCAGGATCTGAATTTGAAGAAATGTTTGTTGGAGTTGGAGCTTCACGTGTTCGCGAAATGTTTACCGATGCTAAAAAGAATGCCCCATGTATTATTTTTATTGATGAAATTGATGCAGTAGGACGTAAACGTTCTGGAAATATTGGTGGTTCAACAAATGAACAAACTTTAAACCAATTATTGGTGGAAATGGATGGATTCGGAACTAACTCGGGAGTTATTGTTATGGCAGCAACAAACCGTGCTGATGTACTTGACCCAGCGCTATTAAGACCCGGACGTTTTGACAGAGTAATTCAAGTATCATTACCAGACATTAGAGAACGTGAAGCAATTTTAAAACTACATGCTAAAAATAAAAATATTGATAAATCAGTTGATTGACATCGTGTCGCTGAACGTACTCCAGGATTCTCTGGTGCTCAACTTGAAAACGTTTTAAATGAAGCTGCAATTTTAATGGTTCGTGAAAATAAAACTTCAATTGGGATTGTAGAAATTGATGAAGCTATCGATAGAGTAGTTGGTGGACCAGCCAAAAAATCTCGCGCAATGACATTACAAGATAAGAAAATTGTTTCTTACCATGAATCAGGACATGCATTAGTTGGTTTAAAATTAGAAGCTGCTTCAAAAGTTCAAAAAGTAACAATCATTCCACGTGGTAATGCTGGGGGATATACAATTATGACTCCTAAAGATGAAACTGTCTTTTCTTCTAAAAAAGATCTTTATGCAATGATCGCGGGATATCTTGGAGGTCGTGCTGCTGAAGAAATTATTTTTGGAGTTGAAAATGTTACAACAGGTGCCCATGATGATTTAGATAAAGCAACTAACATTGCTCGAAGAATGGTTGTACAATTTGGGATGTCTGAGTTAGGAATGACTAAATACTTAACAATGGCCGAAGAATCATATGGAAAAATTGAAGGAACTTATTCTGAAGAAACTGCAGCAAAAATTGATAAAGCAATTCAAAGAATTTTAGATGAAGCTTATAAAGAAGCGGTTACAATTATTAAAGCCAATCGTGAAGAATTGGATTTATTGGCTGAATCATTAAAAGTTTTAGAAACAATTACAGCTGAGCAAATTGATTACATTGACAAAGAAGGCAAATTACCTGCTCAAGTTTTAGAAGAAAAAGCGAAGTATGAAAATGAGCAACGCAAAAAAGAAAGCGGAGACATTATTGATATCGATGTTGACGATCTGGACATAGATACTAATAAGACTATTAAAATTACTTTTGAACAAGCTAAAACTTATTTAAATACTTTATTAGATAAATATAGTAAAGAATTAGCAATTCCAAATGCTGATTCAGCATTGTTGTTAACCGAACGTTCAAAAGTTGATGGTTCATTAGTGATTTCTGAATCAAAAACTGAATTACAAAAACATTTAGAAATAATTGTTGAGAATAAAAAAACTCTTGAACCAAATTTCAAAGAGCAAAATTCAAAAAACATGACTAAAAAAGAAATTATTCAATACATGGATTCATTAATTAAATAA